A section of the Polynucleobacter sp. AP-Sving-400A-A2 genome encodes:
- a CDS encoding 5-(carboxyamino)imidazole ribonucleotide synthase, translating into MVDHLEPILPGSYLGILGGGQLGRMFTQAAQAMGYKVCVLDPGSDSPAGSIAEKFIQADYTDSAALKEMAALCKSVSTEFENVPAQALDELESLGVFVAPRSSCVSLAQNRVAEKKFLATWKTETNIGPAPYFVLEHDADIAHVPADLFPGILKTARMGYDGKGQITVYDSVNLVTAWVQLGKVPCVLEKRMDLDFEVSALVVRGYDDAVVAYPVSQNIHRDGILHTSTVPAPSLKPAQEKKIIEAAKALIRKIDYVGVLCVEFFVLKSGDIVANEIAPRPHNSGHYTMDACISSQFEQQVRSMARLPLGDTRLLAPVSMLNLLGDLWYEGSEDKAREPAWDKVLAHPDAKLHLYGKSDSRMGRKMGHINCLGESLNQARQNCAAVAVELGIEP; encoded by the coding sequence ATGGTAGATCATTTGGAGCCCATCTTGCCGGGCTCGTATTTAGGCATTTTAGGTGGCGGTCAATTGGGGCGCATGTTCACACAAGCCGCCCAAGCAATGGGCTACAAGGTCTGCGTTCTGGATCCTGGATCCGATAGTCCGGCTGGCTCCATTGCAGAAAAATTTATTCAAGCTGATTACACCGACTCTGCTGCCCTAAAAGAAATGGCCGCCTTATGCAAATCGGTCAGTACCGAATTTGAAAATGTTCCTGCGCAAGCTTTAGATGAACTCGAATCTTTAGGTGTCTTTGTGGCGCCGCGGAGTAGTTGCGTATCTTTGGCTCAAAACCGCGTTGCTGAGAAAAAGTTCTTAGCTACCTGGAAAACGGAGACCAATATTGGTCCTGCGCCTTACTTTGTGCTTGAGCATGATGCAGATATTGCGCATGTTCCTGCAGACCTATTTCCCGGTATTCTGAAAACCGCTCGCATGGGTTATGACGGCAAAGGTCAAATCACCGTTTATGACTCTGTCAATCTAGTTACTGCTTGGGTCCAATTAGGTAAGGTCCCTTGTGTTCTTGAAAAGCGTATGGATCTGGATTTTGAAGTGTCTGCTTTGGTAGTACGCGGATACGACGATGCGGTAGTAGCCTACCCCGTATCTCAGAATATTCATCGTGACGGTATCCTGCATACTTCAACCGTGCCAGCGCCATCACTGAAGCCTGCTCAGGAGAAAAAAATTATTGAAGCCGCTAAAGCGCTGATTCGTAAGATTGATTACGTGGGCGTATTGTGCGTAGAGTTCTTTGTGCTTAAGAGTGGTGACATCGTTGCCAATGAAATCGCTCCACGTCCGCACAATTCAGGCCACTACACTATGGACGCCTGCATTAGTAGTCAGTTTGAACAGCAGGTCAGAAGTATGGCTCGCTTACCTTTAGGCGACACCCGCTTGCTAGCGCCAGTCTCTATGCTCAATCTCTTGGGAGATCTTTGGTACGAAGGCAGTGAGGATAAGGCAAGAGAGCCTGCTTGGGATAAGGTGCTTGCTCATCCAGATGCCAAGCTGCATCTTTATGGTAAATCCGATTCACGCATGGGTCGTAAGATGGGTCATATCAATTGCTTAGGTGAGTCGCTTAACCAGGCACGTCAAAATTGCGCAGCCGTCGCAGTTGAATTAGGGATCGAGCCCTAG
- the purE gene encoding 5-(carboxyamino)imidazole ribonucleotide mutase — MSKKPVVGIVMGSNSDWDTMQHAAQMLEQFGIAHEAKVVSAHRMPDDMFAYAENASKNGLKAIIAGAGGAAHLPGMLASKTIIPIYGVPVASKYLRGEDSLYSIVQMPKGVPVATFAIGEAGAANAALHVIANLAVNDPALAKQLEEFRAKQSDTARSMNLPGY; from the coding sequence ATGAGCAAAAAGCCAGTAGTCGGAATAGTAATGGGATCCAATTCAGATTGGGACACCATGCAGCACGCTGCTCAAATGCTAGAGCAATTTGGTATTGCTCACGAGGCAAAAGTGGTTTCCGCTCATCGCATGCCAGATGATATGTTTGCCTATGCAGAAAATGCCTCCAAAAATGGCCTCAAGGCGATTATTGCTGGTGCTGGTGGTGCTGCGCATTTGCCGGGTATGTTGGCATCCAAAACCATTATTCCGATTTATGGCGTACCAGTCGCTAGCAAATACTTGCGTGGTGAAGATTCTCTTTATTCCATCGTACAAATGCCTAAAGGTGTTCCGGTAGCGACGTTTGCAATTGGTGAGGCTGGAGCTGCAAATGCAGCCTTACATGTCATTGCCAATTTGGCAGTCAATGATCCTGCTTTAGCAAAACAGCTAGAAGAATTTCGTGCAAAGCAGTCTGATACTGCACGCTCCATGAATTTACCGGGATATTAA
- a CDS encoding phosphoribosylaminoimidazolesuccinocarboxamide synthase encodes MPALYATSIKSLPLLSKGKVRDVYALGDDKLLMVTTDRLSAFDVVMGQPIPEKGIVLNQMANFWFEKLAKVIPNHLTGIDPESVVPADELDQVKGRAVVAKRLKPILVEAVVRGYLAGSGWNDYKETGKVCGIALPAGLENAQKLPEPIFTPAAKAEMGEHDENISFDKVIEMIGEKLANQIREVSIRLYKEASEYAATRGIIIADTKFEFGLDDAGQLVLMDEILTADSSRFWPAETYYVGANPPSYDKQFVRDWLEIAIVDGKPWPKTAPAPALPLEVIDKTAEKYREALARLTRT; translated from the coding sequence ATGCCCGCTTTGTATGCCACCTCTATTAAGTCATTGCCTTTACTCTCCAAAGGAAAGGTGCGTGATGTATATGCATTGGGTGATGACAAGCTGCTCATGGTCACCACAGATCGCCTATCTGCCTTTGACGTGGTGATGGGTCAACCGATTCCTGAAAAGGGAATTGTGCTCAATCAAATGGCGAACTTTTGGTTTGAGAAGTTGGCTAAAGTGATTCCGAATCATTTGACGGGTATTGATCCCGAAAGCGTAGTGCCTGCAGATGAGCTTGATCAGGTTAAAGGCCGTGCGGTAGTGGCTAAACGTCTCAAGCCAATCTTGGTCGAAGCAGTAGTGCGAGGTTATCTGGCTGGAAGTGGTTGGAATGATTACAAAGAAACTGGCAAGGTCTGCGGTATTGCATTGCCAGCCGGCCTTGAAAATGCCCAGAAGTTACCTGAGCCGATTTTTACACCTGCTGCAAAAGCAGAAATGGGTGAGCATGATGAAAATATCTCTTTTGACAAAGTGATCGAGATGATTGGTGAGAAGTTAGCTAATCAAATTCGTGAGGTCAGTATTCGTTTATACAAAGAAGCCTCTGAATATGCCGCGACTCGCGGAATTATCATTGCTGATACCAAGTTTGAATTTGGCCTAGATGACGCTGGTCAGTTGGTATTAATGGATGAAATCCTCACCGCCGACTCTTCTCGCTTTTGGCCTGCAGAAACCTACTATGTGGGCGCAAATCCCCCCTCCTATGACAAGCAATTTGTGCGTGACTGGCTCGAAATAGCAATAGTTGATGGCAAGCCTTGGCCAAAAACAGCCCCGGCACCTGCTTTGCCATTAGAGGTGATTGATAAAACAGCGGAAAAGTACCGCGAAGCCCTCGCTCGCTTAACTAGGACCTAA
- the fba gene encoding class II fructose-bisphosphate aldolase (catalyzes the reversible aldol condensation of dihydroxyacetonephosphate and glyceraldehyde 3-phosphate in the Calvin cycle, glycolysis, and/or gluconeogenesis): protein MALVSLRQLLDHAAENVYGLPAFNVNNLEQVTAIMEAAHEADSPVIMQASAGARKYAGESFLRHLISAAVEAYPHIPVVMHQDHGQSPAVCMAAIKSGFTSVMMDGSLEADGKSVASYEYNVEVSREVVKFSHSIGVTVEAELGVLGSLETMQGDKEDGHGADGKMTREQLLTDVEQAADFVKATQCDALAIAIGTSHGAYKFTKKPTGDILAIERIKEIHTRIPNTHLVMHGSSSVPQELLAEIREFGGDMKETYGVPVEEIQEGIKNGVRKINIDTDIRLAMTGAIRRYLFENPSKFDPRDYLKPAREAAKKVCIARFNAFGCAGQASKIKPIPLEKMAELYKSGKLAQIVK from the coding sequence ATGGCTTTAGTATCTTTACGACAACTCTTAGATCACGCTGCTGAAAACGTTTATGGCTTGCCAGCATTTAACGTCAATAATTTAGAGCAGGTAACGGCGATTATGGAAGCTGCTCATGAGGCAGATTCCCCAGTCATCATGCAAGCCTCTGCAGGTGCTCGTAAATATGCCGGTGAATCATTCTTACGTCACCTGATTTCTGCTGCAGTGGAGGCTTATCCCCATATTCCAGTTGTGATGCATCAAGATCATGGTCAAAGTCCAGCAGTATGTATGGCTGCTATCAAGAGTGGCTTTACTAGTGTAATGATGGATGGCTCTTTAGAAGCTGATGGCAAGAGTGTTGCCAGCTACGAATACAACGTCGAAGTATCTAGAGAAGTGGTGAAGTTCTCCCACTCTATTGGAGTTACCGTTGAAGCTGAGTTAGGTGTTTTGGGTTCACTAGAGACTATGCAGGGCGATAAAGAAGATGGTCACGGCGCCGATGGCAAGATGACGCGTGAGCAGTTATTGACGGATGTTGAGCAAGCGGCTGACTTTGTGAAAGCTACTCAATGTGATGCCTTAGCCATTGCGATCGGTACTAGCCATGGAGCCTACAAATTTACCAAGAAGCCGACTGGCGACATTTTAGCAATTGAGCGTATTAAAGAAATTCACACACGTATACCCAATACTCACCTAGTCATGCATGGTTCATCCAGTGTTCCGCAAGAGTTGCTTGCTGAGATTCGTGAGTTTGGTGGCGATATGAAAGAAACTTATGGTGTGCCTGTTGAAGAAATTCAAGAGGGTATTAAGAATGGTGTGCGTAAGATCAATATTGATACTGATATTCGTTTGGCGATGACTGGTGCTATTCGCCGTTATCTGTTTGAGAATCCTAGTAAGTTTGATCCACGTGATTACCTCAAGCCTGCACGTGAAGCGGCCAAGAAGGTTTGTATTGCGCGCTTTAATGCTTTCGGTTGTGCAGGTCAAGCATCTAAAATTAAACCAATCCCTCTAGAGAAAATGGCTGAGCTGTATAAGAGTGGCAAATTAGCCCAGATCGTGAAGTGA
- the pyk gene encoding pyruvate kinase, whose amino-acid sequence MLRATKIIATLGPASEKPEVLREMIRAGVDVVRMNFSHGTVADHKARHDLVRSISAEVGKEVGIMADLQGPKIRVGKFVDSKILLKEGAQFILDVDCELGNQERVGLDYKELPQDVRPGDRLLLNDGLVVLRVESVKGGEIFTLVEQGGPLSNNKGINRAGGGLTAPALTEKDIADLDAAIAMGVDFLAISFPKDGADMTYARKLADAASAKHGVGKVRTIAKVERAEAIETEALKSIIAESDGIMVARGDLAIEVGNAAVPALQKRMIKLALEADKFTITATQMMESMINAPVPTRAEVSDVANAVLDGTDAVMLSAESAAGNYPVQTIKAMAEICVEAEKSDRVKLDTDFLDQTFSRIDQTIALGALFTAYHLNANAIAALTDSGSTAVWMSRHNIHLPIFALTSKIATQRALSTYRNVFPIGLDYTKHRDTALQEVEDCLKKMGAVKKGDVVVLTSGEPMGEPGGTNSLKIIQVK is encoded by the coding sequence ATGTTGAGAGCAACTAAAATCATTGCCACATTAGGACCTGCATCAGAAAAGCCTGAAGTATTGCGCGAGATGATTCGTGCTGGTGTAGATGTTGTAAGAATGAACTTTTCTCATGGCACGGTTGCAGACCATAAAGCGCGTCACGATTTGGTGCGTAGTATTTCCGCAGAGGTGGGCAAAGAGGTTGGCATCATGGCCGATCTACAGGGCCCCAAAATTCGTGTGGGTAAATTTGTTGACAGCAAAATTCTTCTTAAAGAAGGCGCGCAATTTATTCTAGATGTTGATTGTGAGCTTGGTAATCAAGAGCGCGTAGGCTTGGATTACAAAGAGTTGCCACAAGATGTTAGGCCGGGTGATCGACTGTTATTGAATGATGGCTTGGTTGTTCTTCGGGTCGAGAGTGTAAAAGGTGGAGAAATCTTTACCTTAGTAGAGCAAGGTGGCCCACTCTCAAATAATAAAGGTATTAACCGTGCTGGCGGTGGCTTGACTGCACCAGCACTAACAGAAAAAGATATTGCCGATTTGGATGCAGCCATTGCGATGGGCGTAGATTTTCTCGCAATCAGTTTTCCAAAAGATGGTGCTGACATGACCTATGCCCGTAAGCTGGCAGATGCCGCTAGCGCAAAGCACGGGGTTGGTAAGGTTCGCACGATTGCTAAAGTGGAGCGCGCTGAAGCTATTGAAACTGAAGCTCTCAAAAGCATCATCGCGGAGAGTGACGGCATCATGGTTGCACGCGGCGATCTAGCCATTGAGGTTGGTAACGCAGCCGTTCCTGCTTTGCAAAAGCGCATGATCAAACTCGCACTTGAGGCTGATAAATTTACGATCACTGCTACGCAAATGATGGAGTCCATGATTAATGCTCCAGTGCCTACCCGCGCTGAGGTGAGTGACGTAGCTAATGCAGTGTTAGATGGCACAGACGCAGTCATGCTGTCTGCAGAATCTGCTGCTGGTAACTACCCAGTACAAACTATCAAGGCAATGGCCGAGATTTGTGTTGAAGCGGAAAAGTCAGACCGTGTAAAACTGGATACGGATTTCTTGGATCAAACCTTCTCACGCATTGATCAAACGATTGCCTTGGGCGCCCTGTTTACAGCGTATCACCTCAATGCCAATGCGATTGCTGCTTTGACAGACTCTGGATCTACTGCAGTTTGGATGAGTCGTCACAATATCCATTTACCTATTTTTGCCTTGACTTCCAAGATTGCTACTCAGCGCGCCTTAAGTACTTACCGCAATGTATTCCCCATTGGTTTGGATTACACCAAGCATCGTGATACCGCATTGCAAGAAGTAGAAGACTGTTTGAAAAAGATGGGCGCGGTGAAGAAGGGCGACGTGGTTGTCCTAACCTCTGGTGAGCCAATGGGCGAGCCAGGTGGTACGAATTCACTCAAAATTATTCAGGTGAAGTAA
- a CDS encoding phosphoglycerate kinase, translated as MPETLFKVKRLSELATAGLLKGKRVLIRADLNVPQDDVGNITEDTRIKASMPAIQMCLDAGAAVMVTSHLGRPTEGEFKPEDSLAPVADRIATLLNRKVPLISNWVGGNFEVNPGELVLLENCRLNVGEKKNNDDLAKKIAALCDVYVNDAFGTAHRAEATTNGVAKYAPIACAGPLMAAELDALSRALASPKRPLIAIVAGSKVSSKLTILKALADKVDELIVGGGIANTFMLAKGLPIGKSLAEPDLVNEAREIMEIMEKRGAHVPIPEDVVVANELSPLARANRVAADQVADDDMILDIGPKTAARLSTMLAHAGTIVWNGPLGVFEIDQFGGGTKMLAAAIAHSPAFSIAGGGDTLAAIAKYGIENQVDYISTGGGAFLEFLEGKTLPAFAVLAERAKD; from the coding sequence ATGCCGGAAACCCTCTTTAAAGTAAAGCGCCTTAGTGAACTGGCTACAGCTGGTCTTCTCAAGGGAAAACGGGTTTTAATCCGTGCCGACCTTAACGTTCCTCAGGATGATGTGGGCAATATTACAGAAGACACTCGGATTAAAGCCTCCATGCCGGCAATACAAATGTGTTTAGATGCCGGCGCAGCAGTAATGGTGACCTCCCACTTGGGGCGTCCAACTGAAGGTGAATTTAAACCCGAAGATAGTTTGGCTCCGGTGGCCGACCGAATTGCCACACTCTTGAATCGTAAAGTTCCTTTGATCAGTAATTGGGTGGGCGGTAACTTTGAGGTAAATCCAGGCGAATTGGTATTACTGGAGAACTGTCGCCTGAATGTGGGTGAGAAAAAGAATAATGATGACTTGGCTAAGAAGATTGCCGCTCTATGTGATGTATATGTCAACGACGCCTTTGGTACCGCTCACCGTGCTGAAGCAACTACAAATGGCGTAGCTAAATATGCGCCGATTGCTTGCGCCGGCCCATTGATGGCAGCGGAGTTAGATGCCTTGAGTCGTGCGCTGGCAAGTCCTAAGCGCCCTTTAATCGCAATTGTGGCGGGCTCAAAAGTATCTTCAAAGCTCACTATCCTCAAAGCCCTAGCTGACAAAGTGGATGAGTTGATTGTGGGTGGCGGCATTGCCAATACTTTTATGCTGGCTAAAGGCTTACCTATTGGTAAGTCATTAGCAGAGCCAGATTTGGTTAATGAAGCTCGAGAAATTATGGAGATTATGGAAAAGCGCGGTGCGCACGTTCCGATACCTGAAGACGTCGTTGTTGCAAACGAACTTTCTCCATTAGCGCGTGCAAATCGTGTTGCTGCTGATCAAGTGGCTGATGACGATATGATTTTGGATATTGGCCCTAAGACTGCGGCACGTTTATCTACCATGCTGGCGCACGCTGGCACGATTGTATGGAATGGCCCATTGGGTGTATTTGAGATTGATCAGTTTGGCGGTGGCACTAAGATGTTGGCAGCAGCGATTGCCCATTCACCTGCATTTTCGATTGCTGGTGGTGGTGATACCTTGGCGGCGATTGCGAAGTACGGTATTGAAAATCAAGTGGATTACATCTCTACTGGCGGTGGCGCTTTCTTGGAATTCTTAGAAGGTAAAACCTTGCCAGCCTTTGCAGTATTAGCCGAAAGAGCGAAAGACTAA
- a CDS encoding branched-chain amino acid transaminase: MSMSDRDGFIWSDGKLVPWREANVHVLTHSLHYGMGVFEGIRAYNTSQGTAIFRLPEHVKRLFNGTKIFQMNMPWTPEEISKGIIEVVNSNKLEACYIRPIIFIGSQKLGISPKGNSIHTAIAAWEWGAYLGEDGLNKGIRVKTSSFTRHFVNSSLVRAKASGYYINSILANQEVTANGYDEALLLDTEGYVSEGSGENIFIVNNGIIYTPDLASCLDGITRNSIIQIAKDLGYELREKRITRDEVYSADEAFFTGTAAEVTPIRELDDRTIGDGKRGPITEQIQKTYFDAVYGRGDKYKSWLTYVK; encoded by the coding sequence ATGTCGATGTCCGACCGCGATGGCTTTATTTGGTCCGATGGGAAGCTAGTTCCCTGGCGTGAGGCCAATGTTCACGTGTTAACCCACAGTCTTCATTACGGAATGGGCGTATTTGAGGGTATTCGTGCCTACAACACATCCCAAGGTACCGCCATTTTCCGTCTTCCAGAGCACGTTAAGCGCCTATTCAACGGAACTAAGATTTTCCAGATGAATATGCCTTGGACCCCTGAAGAGATTAGTAAGGGCATTATTGAGGTGGTCAATAGCAATAAACTAGAAGCTTGCTATATCCGACCAATTATCTTTATTGGCTCCCAAAAACTCGGCATCTCCCCAAAGGGCAACAGCATCCACACCGCAATCGCTGCCTGGGAATGGGGTGCTTATTTGGGTGAAGACGGTCTCAATAAGGGTATCCGCGTTAAAACCTCCTCATTTACCCGTCATTTCGTGAATTCCTCACTAGTTCGCGCTAAGGCCTCCGGTTACTACATCAACTCTATTTTAGCCAACCAAGAAGTAACGGCTAATGGCTACGATGAAGCCCTCCTACTGGATACAGAAGGTTATGTATCCGAAGGTTCTGGCGAGAATATCTTTATCGTAAATAACGGCATTATTTACACCCCAGATCTAGCTTCTTGTTTAGACGGCATTACTCGCAACTCCATCATCCAAATCGCCAAAGATCTTGGCTACGAATTGCGTGAGAAGCGGATTACTCGTGACGAGGTCTACTCAGCAGATGAGGCTTTCTTCACTGGTACTGCCGCTGAAGTAACGCCTATTCGGGAGCTAGACGACCGCACCATAGGCGACGGTAAACGCGGCCCGATTACCGAGCAAATCCAGAAGACTTACTTTGATGCGGTTTATGGCAGAGGCGATAAATATAAGTCTTGGCTAACTTACGTTAAGTAA
- a CDS encoding zinc-finger domain-containing protein, with product MSEAQVVMVDGNKDLPLHCPTNKTPNWNSHPRVFLDVAKTGEAKCPYCGTEYKLIPGTEPHGH from the coding sequence ATGAGTGAAGCTCAAGTTGTAATGGTTGATGGCAATAAAGATTTGCCTTTACATTGCCCAACCAATAAAACTCCTAACTGGAATTCGCATCCACGTGTATTTCTGGATGTAGCTAAAACGGGTGAAGCTAAGTGTCCTTACTGCGGCACTGAGTACAAGCTCATTCCCGGTACCGAGCCCCACGGGCACTAA
- the waaF gene encoding lipopolysaccharide heptosyltransferase II gives MNRILIIAPNWIGDAVMSQPLLAHLKAIYPQSQIDVLASPWVAPIYRACSEVHQVIEARLEHKQLQWSLRKKLAKQLELNQYTTCFVLPNSLKSALIPWLANIPFRIGYRGEMRFGLINLDLDNPSKVNRPPMANHYLALANSLEHSQEIDTNKPADPKLNISPAAKASINSKLRAAVINENLVYVLCPGAEYGTTKRWPAEHFAALAQQLIASEPDVHVILLSGKDDQALGESIRTQAKNDSQIHNWCGKTSLDEAIALIGMSKALVSNDSGLMHIGAALKVPQVAIFGSSDPHHTPPLSDKAKVLWLNLACSPCHKRECPLGHLKCLKDILPATVLDAIQSRH, from the coding sequence ATGAACCGTATTCTGATCATCGCCCCCAACTGGATTGGTGATGCTGTGATGTCCCAGCCATTACTGGCGCATCTCAAAGCAATTTATCCGCAGTCACAGATTGATGTTTTAGCAAGTCCTTGGGTTGCACCGATTTATCGTGCCTGCTCTGAAGTTCATCAAGTCATTGAAGCGCGACTAGAGCATAAACAATTGCAATGGAGCTTACGTAAGAAACTAGCAAAGCAACTTGAATTAAATCAATACACTACCTGCTTTGTTCTGCCCAATAGCTTGAAGTCTGCCCTTATTCCTTGGCTTGCCAATATTCCATTTCGAATTGGCTATCGCGGTGAGATGCGCTTTGGGCTTATTAATCTTGATCTAGATAATCCGAGCAAAGTGAATCGCCCACCGATGGCGAATCACTACCTTGCACTTGCTAACTCACTAGAGCACTCACAAGAGATTGATACCAACAAACCTGCAGATCCTAAGCTCAATATTTCGCCTGCAGCCAAAGCATCAATCAACTCCAAGTTACGAGCTGCAGTAATTAACGAAAATTTAGTTTATGTACTTTGCCCAGGCGCTGAGTACGGCACAACAAAACGCTGGCCTGCCGAACACTTCGCTGCTCTTGCACAGCAATTAATCGCCAGCGAGCCAGATGTGCATGTAATTCTTCTTAGCGGTAAAGACGATCAGGCTTTAGGTGAGAGCATTCGAACTCAGGCAAAGAATGACTCACAAATACACAACTGGTGTGGCAAGACTTCGCTGGACGAAGCGATTGCACTCATCGGAATGAGTAAGGCACTAGTCAGCAATGACTCGGGCTTAATGCATATTGGTGCCGCATTAAAAGTTCCGCAGGTCGCTATTTTTGGCTCAAGTGATCCACATCACACTCCACCACTGTCCGATAAAGCGAAAGTACTTTGGCTTAATCTAGCTTGCAGCCCATGCCATAAAAGAGAGTGCCCACTAGGTCACCTCAAATGCTTAAAAGATATTTTGCCAGCCACCGTATTAGATGCCATTCAATCACGCCATTAA
- a CDS encoding nuclear transport factor 2 family protein yields MSKLARLFHNADEVVDAWRDALKNRDVKGALAIWLDDDSITCVLPEGQRLSGHAEIRDGLERLLAKQALFLEPIACISHSVLGAAVYDTTEAVHIRPDQIEAAFFLNITLVLLQDSQGWRIAHLHASHSTEDTFDAPSTPHGLH; encoded by the coding sequence ATGTCAAAACTAGCCAGACTTTTTCATAACGCCGATGAAGTGGTGGATGCTTGGCGTGATGCCTTAAAAAATCGTGACGTCAAAGGCGCCTTGGCAATCTGGCTAGATGATGACTCGATTACTTGCGTACTACCAGAAGGCCAGCGACTCAGTGGTCATGCAGAAATTCGGGATGGTCTAGAGCGCCTCTTAGCCAAGCAAGCTCTTTTTCTAGAGCCGATTGCCTGCATTAGTCACTCTGTTTTAGGAGCAGCGGTCTACGACACCACTGAGGCCGTCCACATTAGACCCGATCAAATTGAAGCGGCATTCTTTCTTAATATCACCTTGGTTCTTCTGCAAGATAGTCAAGGCTGGCGGATTGCACATCTTCATGCCAGCCATTCCACCGAGGATACGTTTGATGCGCCCTCAACTCCACATGGACTGCATTAA
- a CDS encoding DUF2946 family protein: protein MDEQVLRSLIKWPNVPHCFGWLALDRRGQWRMRDEFAQANQLAGSVIQHTALNDFISRNYAHDSLGRYFFQNGPQRVFITLDATPFITRIFPSESGAQLLTQCGTEIKPQGALSDEKGNIYITGLFQQSLSDQIDGATFAKTESLSVALLHDHDLDLFSDQSKVIEDACSFRGSWQWQGEHLSIEPIHSAELANRFNFVKAPSN, encoded by the coding sequence ATGGATGAGCAAGTGCTTCGGTCACTAATCAAGTGGCCAAATGTCCCGCACTGCTTTGGCTGGCTAGCGCTTGATCGTCGCGGTCAATGGCGTATGCGTGATGAATTTGCCCAAGCCAATCAATTAGCTGGAAGTGTGATTCAGCACACAGCCCTCAATGACTTTATCTCTAGAAATTATGCGCACGACTCTTTGGGTAGATATTTTTTCCAAAATGGACCGCAACGAGTTTTTATTACGCTTGATGCCACCCCATTCATTACCAGAATCTTTCCGAGCGAAAGTGGAGCTCAGCTATTAACCCAGTGTGGCACAGAGATAAAACCACAGGGTGCTCTGAGTGATGAAAAAGGCAATATCTACATCACAGGATTATTTCAACAATCACTCTCTGATCAAATCGATGGAGCAACATTTGCTAAAACAGAATCACTATCCGTCGCGCTATTACACGATCATGATTTAGATCTATTCTCAGATCAGTCCAAAGTGATAGAGGATGCCTGTAGCTTCAGGGGCTCCTGGCAATGGCAAGGCGAGCACCTGTCCATCGAACCTATTCACTCTGCTGAATTAGCTAATCGCTTTAATTTCGTTAAAGCACCAAGCAATTAA